CATGATGACGCGCCCATTCGGTGACCATGTGGGGCCTTCGTCCAAAGGTGACGCGGTCAAAAGGCGTTCTTCGCTGCCGTCAGTACGCATCACGCCGATGTGGAACCGGCCTGCGTTTTGTTTTGTAAAGGCGATCAGATCGCCCCGCGGTGACCAAACGGGTGTGCCATATCGACCTTCGCCAAAGGAAATGCGCTGCGCATCACCGCCATTTGCGGACATGATGTAAAGCTGCGGCGCGCCCGAACGGTCGCTTTCAAACACGATTTGGCTGCCATCGGGGCTAAACGACGGTGCCGTTTCAATCGAAGGGGCAGAGGTCAACCGCGTGTGCGCACCGCTGGCCAAGTCCGTCCGGTAAAGATCCGTGTTGCCGCCATTCGCGAGGCTATAAATCACTTGTGTCCCGTCACGTGAAAAGCGCGGCGAAAACGCCATTTCGCCTTCAGCGGTAGGAAGCTGCCGTTTTCCAACATTTGCTACGTCCAAAACGTTAATGCGCGGGAAGCCGGATTCATACGATGTATACAGGACCCGATCGCCTGTCGGACTGAAACGTGGCGCCAAAACAATCGCGCTGCTGTCCGTTAAGAATTGAACGTTCGCACCGTCATAATCCATGATCGCGAGCCGTTTGGCACGGTTATCTTTTGGCCCAGCTTCGGCCACATAAACCACGCGACTGTCGAAATATCCGCCTTCACCTGTGATCCGCGAATAGGCTGCATCGGCCACTTTGTGGGCCATACGCCGCCAGCCCGGCACGGTGCCTGCGAACTGCAAACCGCCGCCCAATTCAGCACCAGAGAACACATCATATAGCCGGAATTTCACCGTCAGGTTCTGCCCGCTGACCGTCACGGCCCCTTTAATCAAGGCCTGCGCGTTGATGGCGCGCCAGTCAGGATAGGACACTGGCTGCGAAAACGAAGCTTCTTGCGCGATAAAGGCAGACGACGGAATTTCGCGGAACAGACCCGTCCCGGTCAAGTCAGCCGCAACAAGGCGCGTGATATCGGCGGCGACCTGTGCGGCCTCCGGGTTTTCGGCCTCGAACGCGGGCACGGCGAACGGCAACGGTTCGATCACACCATCAGTAATGGTTAATCGCAGTGGACCATCTTGCGCCACAACGGGGGCCGCTAGCCCGCCGGACAAGGCCGCCGCTAGCAAAATGGTCAATAGTCGTTTCATGCTCTCGCCTCATTTTCGATAGGTGCGCCTGCACCTTCGTCTTAACTATTACACGCGTCACGGGGAAAAGGTTCCTGCCCCCCTGCGCAATTTCTTGCCGTTATCTTAACCGCATCCCTGAAGGGTCAAAGGTAATTTCGACATCTTTCCATTGGCCATATTTGTCCGCAGGCAACTGGTATCCATTTGGGTTTTGGCACCGCAGAATGGCACGTCGCGCCGCCCCAAAGGCCGTACTTTGCGCAGAACTATCACCACCGGATGCAGAGATTTGACGCACGTCGCCTTGAACTTTGCCCGCTTGATCAAGGCTGAATCCAACGACAAGCGTCACTCGTGCTGCCACTGATCCCGGGTCCACGTTCCAGCATCGGTTCACCGCGACACGGAAACCTTCACGTTCTGATCCAGTCATCGGCGGGCCTTGCGGGATATTTGGCGCATCGCTGCTGCTGGCCGCGTCCGCGAGCGCTGCTGCGACCGCGTCATCAACTTCGGTCGCCACGTTGTCGCTTGATGCTGTCGATGTCTCTGCTGGTGTCACAGGCGCGGGAGTTGGACGGTTCGGGCGCACGTTGGGTCGCACGGATGTCTCAACCGCACCTGACGGCACGGCGTCTTCCAACACGATTTCTGTCGCGGCTTCTTCGGGTGCCGTTTCTTCGACCGCTTCTTCAACGACCTCTTCGGGTGTTTCTTGTTCGGGCGCTGCGCTTTCGGTTGCGACCTCTGCTACAGCCACGTCTTCCGGCGGCGGCGCAACCTGCGTTGGTGCGATGCGGTCCGCCTGACGCTGTTGCGGGCGTGGCGATGACGTCAAATCTGGCGCACCGGGTGGTGGCGTGTCTGGCACGGGCGGCAGTTCCGGGATCGCGTCGCTGACAACAGCGGGTTCGGCGGCAGGAACAGGTGCAGGCGGCGGCGTATCTTCAGCCGGTGTTTCCACGGCTTCGGGTTGTGCTGGCACAGGCGTCGGATCATCGACCGCTTCGGGGGTCGGGGCCGCATCGTCGACTTCTGGCACGGGCGGCGCGGACGGGTCTGCAGTGCCCGGTTGCGGCGTCGTGGCCGCCACGATCTGCGCATATTCCTCTCCAGAAACGACCGACACCTCGGATACCTCGAACGGCAAAGGTTCGGCGTTGAAGCCCCAACCGGCGATCAGCCAGATCAGGAGCCCCGCGTGCCCTACGCCTGAAATGATAGTGCCCGGTGTCGCCATTTTGGCTTACTCGCTCGCGCCTGTTTGGGCCATGTCCGTCACCAAGCCGATGTTGGAAAAGCCACCCGCGTTCAAGTCGCCCATGATTTCCGCGACCGCATTCCAAGAATTCGCGCCATCGGCCCGCAGGAAGATGCGGTCAGATGTTCGTTCTGCGGCAATCGCAGACAATTTCGCGATCAATTCAGCGCGCGGCGTTTCCGTCGTTTGGATCAACGTGCGCCCATCGGCGGTGATTGTAACGGTCAGCGGTTCCTCGTCGTCGGACGGCAACGCGTTCGCGCTGGTCTCGGGAAGTTCGACAGGAATACCGACAGTCATCAACGGCGCGGCCACCATAAAGATGATCAGCAGCACCAACATCACATCCACAAAGGGGGTGATATTGATCTCGGCCATCGGCTGGCCACGCGATGACCGGCGACGCCGTCTGCGTCCAC
The Rhodobacteraceae bacterium S2214 genome window above contains:
- the tolB gene encoding Tol-Pal system beta propeller repeat protein TolB — protein: MKRLLTILLAAALSGGLAAPVVAQDGPLRLTITDGVIEPLPFAVPAFEAENPEAAQVAADITRLVAADLTGTGLFREIPSSAFIAQEASFSQPVSYPDWRAINAQALIKGAVTVSGQNLTVKFRLYDVFSGAELGGGLQFAGTVPGWRRMAHKVADAAYSRITGEGGYFDSRVVYVAEAGPKDNRAKRLAIMDYDGANVQFLTDSSAIVLAPRFSPTGDRVLYTSYESGFPRINVLDVANVGKRQLPTAEGEMAFSPRFSRDGTQVIYSLANGGNTDLYRTDLASGAHTRLTSAPSIETAPSFSPDGSQIVFESDRSGAPQLYIMSANGGDAQRISFGEGRYGTPVWSPRGDLIAFTKQNAGRFHIGVMRTDGSEERLLTASPLDEGPTWSPNGRVIMFFRETLGAGGTSSLYSVDVSGRNLQAVPVQGGASDPTWGPLQP
- a CDS encoding ExbD/TolR family protein: MGAGVMKSDDGGGRRRRRRSSRGQPMAEINITPFVDVMLVLLIIFMVAAPLMTVGIPVELPETSANALPSDDEEPLTVTITADGRTLIQTTETPRAELIAKLSAIAAERTSDRIFLRADGANSWNAVAEIMGDLNAGGFSNIGLVTDMAQTGASE
- a CDS encoding energy transducer TonB, encoding MATPGTIISGVGHAGLLIWLIAGWGFNAEPLPFEVSEVSVVSGEEYAQIVAATTPQPGTADPSAPPVPEVDDAAPTPEAVDDPTPVPAQPEAVETPAEDTPPPAPVPAAEPAVVSDAIPELPPVPDTPPPGAPDLTSSPRPQQRQADRIAPTQVAPPPEDVAVAEVATESAAPEQETPEEVVEEAVEETAPEEAATEIVLEDAVPSGAVETSVRPNVRPNRPTPAPVTPAETSTASSDNVATEVDDAVAAALADAASSSDAPNIPQGPPMTGSEREGFRVAVNRCWNVDPGSVAARVTLVVGFSLDQAGKVQGDVRQISASGGDSSAQSTAFGAARRAILRCQNPNGYQLPADKYGQWKDVEITFDPSGMRLR